One window from the genome of Diabrotica virgifera virgifera chromosome 6, PGI_DIABVI_V3a encodes:
- the LOC126887223 gene encoding cytochrome c oxidase subunit 5B, mitochondrial-like yields MASLCRRIVTSTARNHVLSTSYRMASKVTMGDPLEHATGLEKRELLAKVAGNDNPFDIKVIKRGPGSKAQPNEIPSAFDARLVGCVCEEESTSINWMWLHKGEPKRCECGHWFNLVHKAPV; encoded by the exons CATTGTGTAGAAGAATCGTTACATCTACAGCAAGAAATCATGTTCTATCAACAAGCTATAGAATGGCCTCTAAAG TTACAATGGGAGACCCTCTAGAACATGCTACTGGCTTAGAAAAACGCGAACTGTTAGCAAAAGTAGCAGGAAACGATAATCCCTTTGACATCAAAGTAATCAAAAGAGGTCCTGGCTCAAAAGCCCAACCTAACGAAATTCCATCAGCCTTCGATGCCCGTCTGGTAGGCTGTGTTTGTGAAGAGGAGTCTACAAGTATAAATTGGATGTGGCTGCACAAGGGGGAGCCTAAGAGATGTGAATGTGGACACTGGTTTAACTTAGTACACAAGGCCCCagtataa